In the Scylla paramamosain isolate STU-SP2022 chromosome 21, ASM3559412v1, whole genome shotgun sequence genome, CTGTGGTAACGGCCTGCTGGTGTATATTTTGTCTGGGGAAGGACACAAGGGACTTGGTATTGATTTAAAGAAGCGCAAGATTTGGGATTTATTTCCAAGCCATGTAAATTTAAAGGTATGTTTATGTTAATGTCTAATGCAGGTTAAAGAGTGAATAGGTGTTCTGAATGTACATTTATGAATATAATTTTGATATCCATTGGCTGCAACAAACTGTTATAGGCATGTACCTTATAGATAATGATACATTTACTGCatgaatattttatttgttctgagtgttttgagtgACTATATTATATTCGttacatatataaaatatttgttttaaagATGAGCAATAATAGATATATAATTTTGTAGACTGTACTAGTTTTATATGAAATTTTCCTTATCATGACAGATAGATGCCATTGAACCATCAGACAAGAATCTTTTTCCTGACTATGACTGGCTTATTGGGAACCACTCAGATGAATTAACTCCCTGGATTCCTGTGATGGCTGCAAAGTCTGGATGCAACACCAGATTCTTTGTGATTCCTTGCTGTGCTCACGACTTCAGTCAAAAGTACCGAAGGAGACACGCAGGCAGGAGTCAGTATTCTGATTACCTAGAGTATGTGCAGGAGGTTGGTGCAGTTTGTGGTTTTGAAGTGAAGCAGGACAAGCTAAGGATTCCCTCAACCAAGAGAATATGTATTGTTggtgaggaaagaaacaatgaaCCTGAATACAGCAACATTTCAGAAAGAATTGATAGTTTTATTAAAGAAAGAACTAATATCATCCAACAGTCACCTGATGGGACTAACGAGAAAGGTAATTCTGTTGTTGGTGAAGGAAATTCTGTGTCTAACAGTATGTGGACAGAAAATTTTAAGGCAAGGGAAAGTGTACAGCCAGTCAGAAATTGTACTCAGTTGAAGAGAAGCATAAGAGAGGACATAATATCAGCTATTGCAGGTGTACTTCTTGAGAAAAAACACCTAGTAGAGGTAAGTACTTAAATATAAATTTAGTAGTTACCTTAAGGCTGAAAAAAAGACTTcccagagagggagagagagagagatagagagatatggACAGCTGCACTTAAAAATGTTCTGTCGTGATAGCTTCATTTTGAGAgtcagataaaaataaagaaaaaaaatcacttctaTATCAAAGGAAGACTGCATAACCATAACAGTTAATGCTCTCAGTAGCACTGAACTAGTAATTTGCTTACTAATTTTTTACTAACTGTTGCATCTCCTTTCAGGTGTTTACTTTGCTTTCACTTTCAAATGAAACATGACACTGAAGTTCATATCTTATTTTAGGTTGATGTTGGAGATGATGTGAGTGTTACCTGGGACCGTGGAGGCAGCATAGCCCTTGGTGACCTTGCCAGACGCTTGGACCGTGATCTTCTGGCTGCAATGAAGAAAGAATGTGGAGGATTACAAACCCTGTTGAAAAATTACAGATACATTTTCAATATCTCCAATGGGGAAGTTAGCCTTCAGGTATAGTCAGCAAACTAATCATTTGCTCGTTCCCACAttcaataattattattattattattattattattattattattattattattattattattatttatttatttatttatttattttttgtttactggGACTATTGCTGTTTTTTCCTAATCACCAGGTATATGAGTATATATCTCCTTGTCCCTCCAAGCCAACCTGTTTCTGTGACTTTCTCTGTcagtattattctttttatgccCTTGTATATCATTCATGCTTCACTTGTATTTCCCACATTTATTATGGCCATGACATTctattttttcagcttctttacTTTTCAACATTCtgccattttgacgtttttactTGATCTCTGTTGTTCCATCCTATTCATCTTACTCTTCTTATCCATCTATGGTGCAATCTCTTTACCTTATTTTCCCCAAAAACCTTAATCCATCTTTTTTTGTTACTGTCTTCAAGTACTaaattcagtttttttcttactaactcagtatttctcttttccctctttcattacATGCAGTAACAGATTTCTTTACATTGTTCTCAAGAGGTTTCTTTTGCTTCCCtgctgtgtttgtctgtttctctaacATTTGTCCATCTAAACTGAAAGCTTTACCTTGTTCTCTTAATAAATACACATTCAGTATTCAGTAGTGTTAACTAAAAGACACATATATTAATTCTTCTGCATTTAATTCCTCAGGTTCCTGAACCAGCATGGAAGAAGACTGCCAGCAATTTTATGAAAACTAAGCTGTGTTGGTTCCATGAAAACCATGGCAGTGGTTGTCCTCTGCCTGCTGATGTCTGTATGTTTGCACACGGTGAAGAAGATATGCGATGTAAAGGGAATTCCTAATGTttgatttgtatatattactgtaaaataaatgttataattaactttttttttcatactagtgttaagtagttttttttctcattaggGGACTCAACCCCTTACATCAACCCAGTTTGATTTTACTCCATTTACAGATACAAACCATCTCTTGTAATTCACAAATCCTTCTATTTTACACTATCTTTTTCTACCAATACAAGCTAcattttttctcaaattttaCTTGTCCATTTTGattataaaatataaaacttCGACAAGATtgtaataaaagtaattatttaatTTCTGCGAGAAATGGCAGTACATACAGCATAACTATTACATCAATAGTTGCATGATATCCAAAGATTTATTCCTTGACCTGCTGTGTACGTATCCCTTTTATTGATTATATATCTTCCTTAACATAATTTCATTGCACAACAATACTCTGTGCGGTAAATCACAAAATTTTTGACAGGAAAGACGTGCCATGGATAGGACCACCTCAGAAGCCCAAAACCCCAGCCAGTACGAACCCGTTTGTGGGCGTGTGAATGAATACGCGAGCTAGTTTAAATGGATGCGTTCTACAGAAAGGAGCTTAATCACACTGATAACCTTCAGAAAACATCGCTCCCAAGGCCaattaaaatatcaatatagCTCCTAAATCCCGTTTCTTTGCGAGATCACACCttcctgacgagagagagagagagagagagagagagagagagagagagagagagagagagagagagagagagagagagagagagagagagagagagagagagagagagagagagagagagagagagagagagagagagggaggatacaATGAAGAATAACGAGCTTTATGaccaattcacacacacacacacacacacacacacacacacacatatacacacgcacgcgcgcgcgcgtttggAAACCTCAGGTTAGTCATACCCAATggtagaaaagaaaactattaatagaaaatggaaacaaTTTACCGTACGCTCGCTCAAACTAAACCCGCCAGCAGGTCACCTCGCTGATCTGTGCACTGGTCCATCAACAAGTCACCTCATCCCTGAGTCACTACTGCTTGGTAACCGTGTGTAACGAATTTCTTTTAATTATGCTCAGACTAGCCACTAAGTGGTCCTGTTTGTCAATGAGTCAGTCAGAGCAACCACACTAAGCTGAGCTTTCctagacatacatacaaactgTCATAGAATTCTCGTCTCATGTTTTCAGGAAACTTGTATACGtagtgtatagtgtgtgtgtgtgtgtgtgtgtgtgtgtgtgtgtgtgtgtgtgtgtgtgtgtgtgtgtgtgtgtttccttcttgTTGTATGATTTGTCAGTAAGATCGTGGCGATCCTGATATTATGACTAGAATAGTTTTGGACAACTTTATAAGTTTAAGAGGTGCTTGGCTATTAGAATCTTGTGGCGTCTTGACAGCCTGTACGCCGTCTGGTTAGGTGACATCGACATTCTCCTCTCGGTGGCACGATAGTACAAAACCAGACTGGTTATATCAGCCCTTAAGTGAACAACAATTTCCAGTTCTTCAAAGGGTAAGTTAACTCTGTGTGTTACTCTTCAAAATGTAAATCTCATGCTACTTAGTGTGTCACCTTCCGCCCAGTGTTTGCTGCCTCACCGCTTCTCTCGGACTTACAGCAAGACACGCGAAGGAAAAAGCCTCCTTGTAGAAAAGAACATAAATGTCATGGGCGACAAATTCCTCTGAGTAGAcggcacttttttttatcattattttagttAGGCAATGATTCTGAAGGAACAAAATTACCTAACATGCTATTAGTGCTGTAGAATGAGTACAAATTCGTCTTTGAAagtatgaaacacacacacacacacacacacacacagacacacacagggggCAGGGACACCGCTGCTACGTGGCTTCAGCAGGACTACGGGTGAATCTCTGAGATTAAAGCCGACGACGACCCCGATTACTCACCCCTTGTTGCCGGCGTCCAGCGACCGTacggggggcggggcggggaggggagcaATGAGCGGCGGGAAACGGCGTTCTCCAAAGGGCCTTCCCACGTGGCATTTGTGCGTATGTGTATGTATTCACAGGGTAATAACATGAGAATAAATTTACAATATAATGAATACGGCAGTCAGTTAATATTGTAAGTAAATAACATCGTAACTGTAACATAAACATCACGTTGCGTTACTACATTTCATTATCACGTGATCAACGGATACgctctttgacacacacacacacacacacacacacacacacacacacacacacacacacacacacacacggatatggcggacaataatagtaacaggaGCTAGTGGAGTGTTTTCCCGAAGCAGCAACACCTCCCACACACTTTAACCGCCCACTTACCCTCCGCCGCCCCCGCCGTCGTGTCTCGCGCCCGCACCTCACCTTTAAGACAGCCGCCGTGTTGTGAATGAACGAGTGGCGTCCGTCTTGTGGTTCTGACGTCATCACGCTGGCGGAGACATCACCACACGCAGACTTGAGGTTCCTGAATAGGCAAACAATGTAGGCAGGCATGCACTTTGTCAaccacacagtctctctctctctctctctctctctctctctctctctctctctctctctctctctctctctctctctctctctctctctctctctctctcgtagttcATACATATATTTGTAAGGATCTATATGTGCATGTGTATGAATTTTCAACTCAACTGTATGCATTTTTAATTTCTGTTGCCAATAAAATCAgtcaaaatattctctctctctctctctctctctctctctctctctctctctctctctctctctctctctctctctctctccctactttaaccccgccagccagccagccagccagccagccagccaaccagccagacagccagcgaGCTAGCCAGCACCATCGCGTATTATCTGTAATTAATAACTGACTGAGACATAAAAGTATTGTAATTTCATGCAGCACTTACTCGCCCCAAATAGACATTGCATAAATATAATCCAGCGCACTGTCTCATATTTATCACTCTATCCATCAGGGGCGAACTGGAAACACAAGTCAAAGTGGCATTCAATCCATTACCTGCGTCATCACCCGCCGCTGTGCATCCATCGCGTCCCCATCACTTTTGATAAGGCTCGGCTATTTTTTGCCTCCCCCACACCCTTGACGCAAAGTGAGTTATCGCAGGCAATAACATCACGAGGTATATATACAATTATGGTGTTATTTTAGCGGTAGaaaatgtgtacgtgtgtgtgtgtgtgtgtgtgtgcgcgtgtatcTTCATTTATACAAGTTGCATCGTTCATTCctttcgtgtctctctctctctctctctctctctctctctctctctctctctctctctctctctctctctctctccttgcctacCTCCCTCGCCGCCACCCTTACCCACCGCTCTTTTTCCTCGCCGCATCCTCGCTCAccacccattcctcctcccttcagagCGGTCCCTCCCGACGCTGCTCCCCTCGCCATCCCTCGCACGCGTCCCAATCCCTCGTAGGCCAACACAATACACGCCAAACACGGCAACATTACACTGTCGCACGTCCACATCTGGTTTCCTCTTTCGTCCTTCACGCCGTCTCTTAATTTCGATGGCGGTCTATCTTTAGGAGCTACAGAAGAGTACAGCGCCGCCTCGAGACTCACGCTAGGGGGACACAGACGAAGCCGGGAACTTGAAGAGCGAAGCCTATCGAGCACCCACCCTCATGTTAAGCCCCACTGCGAGCTAGAAGGGTCTAAGTTACAGCTGCACCTAGTTAGCTCCTTGCAGTCAGTCGGCGGGTACTCCCTCCTGGATCTTCGCCGCGTTACGCCCTCCAGGCCTCCTCCGCTCCGCCGCCCCTAGCAAATGGGATCAGATAATTGATAGTATCTTTTATAATGGCTTTAGCGTGCAATAACAAATTCGAGCGCGGCCTTTCTGCATCGTTACGACAAATTGAATCGCCGCTGATAGTCAGAGTTACCGTCACAGAGgacctccctgtgtgtgtgtgtgtgtgtgtggtgggcggACGGAGCTAATGGCCATCACATTATAATCTTAAGCCTCGACCCCCCCCGACATCCTCTCAatgtcaccctctctctttccgcatctctctctctctctctctctctctctctctctctctctctctctctctctctctctctctctctctctctctctctctctctctcttcatggaAAATTGTATAACTTTGATAAACCTACCTAcactgtttcttcattttccttctttattatcccttcgcttctcctcctcctcctcctcctcctgcttctttttcttttccagtaacctgttcctctcctgtcctcacACCCTCGTTGCCTCTTGATTATTATCATCGCTATCAGTTTCACCTTTACGAAAAAATCCATATATCCATTATGATACATTTTCTCAAAGACTATCAAACAAtatatacctacacacacacacacacacacacacacacacacacacacacgtctcctaCCCTCTTTCTGTCTAAATCTTTTAATCAaagcttttcctctctttttttttcccttttccagtatcctgtttctttctcgcctcctcctccttcttctctgtttCCGTCTCCTGTTTATCCAACTCGCTcccttctacctcctcttcctcatcctccttccgcCTCTTCCCCCCGCGCGGATACAAGACAAAAACCAAAAACGTTAAATGGTCAAAAATATTCTTTCAGCCATGTTACAGTTCAGTCAcccgtgtgtgtctgtctgtgtgtgtgtgtgtgtgtgtgtgtgtgtgtgtgtgtgtgtgtgtgtgtgtgtgtgtgtgtgtgtgtgtgtgtgtgtgtatgaaactcCTTTACGTCTATGTGCATTTACTTTACTTCTATCTTCTCAtaaaatctttccttcctccccctcctcttctttcttttccccgcccacacacacactcacacacacacacgcaggcgcCAAAGTGAACCGCGATCACCAAGCCTTCCCTTTAGTTCCCACGCAATCCCTTTGATTCTTAAGCGACGCCATCATTGCGAGCGAAGCAAAATAGACCACAGGAtctgagggaaaaatgaaagataaaaatgaaagaggaagagagagagagaacaaagttgTTATGGAAATGGTAAAaaaaggattagagagagagagagagagagagagagagagagagagagagagagagagagagagagagagagagagagagagagagagagagagaatgcagtgAACTCAATTTATCCTTTAAGTGGCTCTAACTATTAGCATACTATTACAATCACCTGCTTTCACATTCTCCCCTTGCTTATTCACTGTGGCTTCCTCTTCTGAAT is a window encoding:
- the LOC135110982 gene encoding probable tRNA (uracil-O(2)-)-methyltransferase isoform X3 produces the protein MEVKIEEVQVEAVPNQFWGAVKIFTEKPHVINRRICGTVNLWIGVCEEDFNREELTKSLIEMIESNCCDTQNSDQNVKISDCSDIQISLIQKKLEDYCFKSLSLCDNFKSKDDHDVLEIKESDTGSESQHDNISSCQETKWSIPWEYLAKASSNSVAVIRKILPKQVDKFAAAAEVILLDGGRKRASYMTETKSAQPSITPKVNYSISLSATEICISYFKEDKQEGEASVLWLKKNVLPKVVKWATEVSEDGHVEDRGSLRLIDVAEYNEVYQRLKVKYGKPLVKMWPEVTDPLKFVYEDISIAAYLILLWKQERQKKGLSSLQTFVDLGCGNGLLVYILSGEGHKGLGIDLKKRKIWDLFPSHVNLKIDAIEPSDKNLFPDYDWLIGNHSDELTPWIPVMAAKSGCNTRFFVIPCCAHDFSQKYRRRHAGRSQYSDYLEYVQEVGAVCGFEVKQDKLRIPSTKRICIVGEERNNEPEYSNISERIDSFIKERTNIIQQSPDGTNEKGNSVVGEGNSVSNSMWTENFKARESVQPVRNCTQLKRSIREDIISAIAGVLLEKKHLVEVDVGDDVSVTWDRGGSIALGDLARRLDRDLLAAMKKECGGLQTLLKNYRYIFNISNGEVSLQVPEPAWKKTASNFMKTKLCWFHENHGSGCPLPADVCMFAHGEEDMR
- the LOC135110982 gene encoding probable tRNA (uracil-O(2)-)-methyltransferase isoform X2, encoding MEVKIEEVQVEAVPNQFWGAVKIFTEKPHVINRRICGTVNLWIGVCEEDFNREELTKSLIEMIESNCCDTQNSDQNVKISDCSDIQISLIQKKLEDYCFKSLSLCDNFKSKDDHDVLEIKESDTGSESQHDNISSCQETKWSIPWEYLAKASSNSVAVIRKILPKQVDKFAAAAEVILLDGGRKRASYMTETKSAQPSITPKVNYSISLSATEICISYFKDKQEGEASVLWLKKNVLPKVVKWATEVSEDGHVEDRGSLRLIDVAEYNEVYQRLKVKYGKPLVKMWPEVTDPLKFVYEDISIAAYLILLWKQERQKKGLSSLQTFVDLGCGNGLLVYILSGEGHKGLGIDLKKRKIWDLFPSHVNLKIDAIEPSDKNLFPDYDWLIGNHSDELTPWIPVMAAKSGCNTRFFVIPCCAHDFSQKYRRRHAGRSQYSDYLEYVQEVGAVCGFEVKQDKLRIPSTKRICIVGEERNNEPEYSNISERIDSFIKERTNIIQQSPDGTNEKGNSVVGEGNSVSNSMWTENFKARESVQPVRNCTQLKRSIREDIISAIAGVLLEKKHLVEVDVGDDVSVTWDRGGSIALGDLARRLDRDLLAAMKKECGGLQTLLKNYRYIFNISNGEVSLQVPEPAWKKTASNFMKTKLCWFHENHGSGCPLPADVCMFAHGEEDMRCKGNS
- the LOC135110982 gene encoding probable tRNA (uracil-O(2)-)-methyltransferase isoform X1, which translates into the protein MEVKIEEVQVEAVPNQFWGAVKIFTEKPHVINRRICGTVNLWIGVCEEDFNREELTKSLIEMIESNCCDTQNSDQNVKISDCSDIQISLIQKKLEDYCFKSLSLCDNFKSKDDHDVLEIKESDTGSESQHDNISSCQETKWSIPWEYLAKASSNSVAVIRKILPKQVDKFAAAAEVILLDGGRKRASYMTETKSAQPSITPKVNYSISLSATEICISYFKEDKQEGEASVLWLKKNVLPKVVKWATEVSEDGHVEDRGSLRLIDVAEYNEVYQRLKVKYGKPLVKMWPEVTDPLKFVYEDISIAAYLILLWKQERQKKGLSSLQTFVDLGCGNGLLVYILSGEGHKGLGIDLKKRKIWDLFPSHVNLKIDAIEPSDKNLFPDYDWLIGNHSDELTPWIPVMAAKSGCNTRFFVIPCCAHDFSQKYRRRHAGRSQYSDYLEYVQEVGAVCGFEVKQDKLRIPSTKRICIVGEERNNEPEYSNISERIDSFIKERTNIIQQSPDGTNEKGNSVVGEGNSVSNSMWTENFKARESVQPVRNCTQLKRSIREDIISAIAGVLLEKKHLVEVDVGDDVSVTWDRGGSIALGDLARRLDRDLLAAMKKECGGLQTLLKNYRYIFNISNGEVSLQVPEPAWKKTASNFMKTKLCWFHENHGSGCPLPADVCMFAHGEEDMRCKGNS